From Chloracidobacterium thermophilum B:
GCCGATCTCGAAAAGATGGTTGAAACGAGCGATGACTGGATCGTGTCACGAACCGGCATCCGCGAACGCCGTATTGCCGCCCCGGACGAAACAACCTCGCAATTCGCCACACTGGCGGCTGAACGCGCTCTCCAGGCCGCCGGACTCACGCCTACTGACATTGATCTCATCATTTGCGCCACGGTCTGTCCCGATATGATGCTGCCTTCGACGGCCTGCATCATCCAGGCCCGGCTTGGAGCCAAGCGGGCCGCCGCCTATGACCTGGTGGCCGCCTGCTCCGGCTTTGTCTATGGACTGGCCACGGCCCGCGCCTTCATTGAAGCTGGCCACTGCCGCTACATTCTGGTCATCGGCGCAGAACTGCTCTCCCGCTTTGTGGACTACACCGACCGCGCCACCTGCGTCATTTTCGGTGATGGAGCCGGGGCAGCCGTTGTCGGCCCGGTTGAGACCGGGCGAGGGATTCTGACGCACCGCATTCTGAGCGATGGCACCTATGCTGACCTGCTCTACACACCCGGCGGCGGCACACGCCATCCGGCCAGTCTGGAAACTGTCGAACAGCGTTTGCACTACATCAAAATGCGTGGCAACGAGCTTTTCAAAGTTGCCGTGCGCAGCATGGCGGACACTGTGGCGCAAATTCTGGACGAACTGCGTCTGACCCCCCATGATGTGGACCTGTTTATTCCCCATCAGGCGAACCAACGGATTACGGATGCCGTGGCTGAACGACTGAACATTGACCCGGCGCGCATCTACGCCAACATCGCCCGCACCGGCAATACATCCTCAGCATCCATCCCGATTGCGCTGGATGAATGTGTCCAGGCCGGGCGGGTCAAACCGGGGAACCTGCTGGTCTTTGCCTCCTTTGGCGCTGGCGTCACCTGGGGGGCCATGGCCTTGCGCTGGTAACTTGCAGGGCGATAGCCACC
This genomic window contains:
- a CDS encoding beta-ketoacyl-ACP synthase III encodes the protein MPTQAAGILGTGHALPERTLTNADLEKMVETSDDWIVSRTGIRERRIAAPDETTSQFATLAAERALQAAGLTPTDIDLIICATVCPDMMLPSTACIIQARLGAKRAAAYDLVAACSGFVYGLATARAFIEAGHCRYILVIGAELLSRFVDYTDRATCVIFGDGAGAAVVGPVETGRGILTHRILSDGTYADLLYTPGGGTRHPASLETVEQRLHYIKMRGNELFKVAVRSMADTVAQILDELRLTPHDVDLFIPHQANQRITDAVAERLNIDPARIYANIARTGNTSSASIPIALDECVQAGRVKPGNLLVFASFGAGVTWGAMALRW